The proteins below are encoded in one region of Catenulispora sp. GP43:
- a CDS encoding ROK family protein, whose protein sequence is MGDLPEQSVLSRWADGDGQQALRASIVLLAAEGLRNADIARRLGVSRQTVSTWRKRYAAEGLDGLLDRARTGRPSAVDEGEIVASILTSTPDARTSRMVARRLGCSHTVVAETRHRWNLTGSRLTVPQIPVVPALEPSDLWPVGLHLDAGCTVLVLAGRSVATVPPPSAEPAVDPYALAAVGNALVEATAAAQAGAGAGAGAGTGGGAAASVAGPAPGSGPGAGFGAGFGAGFGAGFGASSGAGSAAGSGANSDTDPVGPFLDAVRRTHPLPDLHAVVLRAEPSSPRPVRAQIAERCSHLGITVHQPPERTTSLSFTRAVLALDAARHPESSTRVLLDVASVLSRYVDSPEPARVRWIREPLPAPSAAPPTLPLPAPGHSGPATGGGANQIDLGSFNECVVIETVRLAGRITRGEIAERTRLTQQSVSRIARSLIQRGLLVEERQRHSAVGKPSSPVRLRDGAAHALGIHIDPHVLTAVLVDLSGRVVARRSEPITSDPRPGAVVTQIADLGETVLEQAGHGRWEEGFLGIGVATPGPVDTVSGTVLDPPLMSVLRDVPLRTLLERRFSCRIVIEKDCSAAAVGERWIGRDSRACDFVYLYLGTGVGTGLFLNGDLYRGLTANAGEFGQLCAVTLGRFDESGRPEILPECNPGSYAPSEQQSRTLGRQRSRLTVQQAAKAVSRGVLSVIDLLDVGLVVVGGPFFTGEVADVWLTEIEHAVNAYPTARRLRRIRVERSVNSSEAVAVGAASTIFHSTFTPRLRRTP, encoded by the coding sequence ATGGGTGACCTGCCCGAGCAGTCGGTGCTGAGCCGGTGGGCCGACGGCGACGGCCAGCAGGCGCTGCGCGCTTCGATCGTGCTGCTGGCCGCCGAAGGGCTGCGCAACGCCGACATCGCCCGGCGGCTGGGCGTCTCGCGGCAGACGGTGAGCACCTGGCGCAAGCGGTACGCGGCCGAGGGCCTGGACGGGCTGCTGGACCGGGCCCGAACCGGGCGTCCGTCGGCGGTGGACGAGGGCGAGATCGTGGCCAGCATCCTGACGTCCACCCCGGACGCCCGCACCTCGCGGATGGTGGCCCGCCGCCTGGGCTGTTCGCACACCGTGGTCGCGGAGACGCGGCACCGCTGGAACCTGACCGGCAGCCGGCTGACCGTCCCGCAGATCCCGGTGGTCCCCGCGCTGGAACCCAGCGACCTGTGGCCGGTGGGTCTGCACCTGGACGCCGGCTGCACGGTGCTGGTACTTGCCGGGCGCTCGGTGGCCACGGTCCCGCCGCCCTCGGCCGAGCCGGCGGTGGACCCGTACGCGCTGGCCGCGGTGGGGAACGCGCTCGTCGAGGCGACGGCCGCGGCGCAGGCCGGGGCTGGGGCTGGGGCTGGGGCCGGGACCGGGGGCGGAGCCGCTGCGTCGGTGGCAGGCCCGGCACCGGGCTCGGGCCCCGGGGCGGGCTTCGGGGCGGGCTTCGGAGCGGGCTTCGGAGCGGGCTTCGGAGCGAGTTCCGGGGCGGGCTCCGCGGCAGGTTCCGGGGCGAATTCCGACACTGATCCGGTCGGGCCCTTCCTGGACGCGGTCCGCCGGACCCACCCGCTGCCGGACCTGCACGCCGTGGTCCTGCGGGCCGAGCCGTCGAGCCCGCGGCCGGTGCGGGCCCAGATCGCCGAACGCTGCTCCCATCTGGGGATCACCGTCCACCAGCCGCCGGAACGGACCACCAGCCTGTCGTTCACCCGGGCCGTGCTGGCCCTGGACGCGGCCCGGCATCCGGAGTCCTCCACGCGCGTGCTGCTCGACGTGGCCTCGGTCCTGTCACGCTACGTGGACAGCCCGGAACCGGCGCGGGTGCGCTGGATCCGCGAACCGCTGCCGGCGCCGTCGGCCGCCCCGCCGACGCTCCCCCTGCCCGCGCCGGGCCATTCCGGCCCGGCGACCGGCGGCGGGGCCAACCAGATCGACCTGGGCTCGTTCAACGAGTGCGTGGTGATCGAGACGGTGCGGCTGGCCGGGCGGATCACCCGGGGCGAGATCGCTGAGCGCACCAGGCTCACCCAGCAGTCCGTGTCCCGCATCGCGCGCTCGCTGATCCAGCGCGGCCTGCTCGTCGAGGAACGGCAGCGGCACTCGGCGGTCGGCAAGCCGAGCAGCCCGGTTCGGCTGCGCGACGGCGCCGCGCACGCGCTGGGCATCCACATCGACCCGCACGTGCTGACCGCGGTCCTGGTCGATCTGTCGGGCCGGGTCGTCGCCAGGCGCTCCGAGCCGATCACCTCCGACCCGCGGCCGGGCGCGGTCGTGACGCAGATCGCCGATCTGGGCGAGACAGTGCTCGAACAAGCCGGGCACGGCCGCTGGGAGGAGGGCTTCCTCGGCATCGGCGTGGCCACCCCGGGGCCGGTGGACACCGTCTCCGGGACGGTGCTCGATCCGCCGCTGATGTCGGTGCTGCGCGACGTGCCGCTGCGCACCCTGCTGGAGCGCCGCTTCTCCTGCCGCATCGTGATCGAGAAGGACTGCTCGGCGGCCGCGGTCGGCGAGCGCTGGATCGGCCGCGACAGCCGGGCCTGCGACTTCGTGTACCTGTATCTGGGGACCGGCGTCGGGACCGGGTTGTTCCTCAACGGCGATCTCTACCGCGGCCTGACCGCGAACGCCGGCGAGTTCGGCCAGCTCTGCGCGGTCACCCTGGGCCGGTTCGACGAGTCGGGGCGGCCCGAGATCCTCCCGGAGTGCAACCCGGGCAGCTACGCGCCCTCCGAGCAGCAGTCACGCACGCTGGGCCGGCAGCGCTCGAGGCTGACCGTGCAGCAGGCGGCGAAGGCCGTCAGCCGGGGCGTGCTGTCGGTGATCGACCTGCTGGACGTCGGGCTGGTCGTGGTCGGCGGACCGTTCTTCACCGGGGAGGTCGCGGACGTCTGGCTCACCGAGATCGAGCACGCCGTCAACGCCTACCCCACCGCGCGCCGGCTGCGCCGCATCCGCGTCGAGCGCTCGGTGAACAGCAGCGAGGCGGTCGCGGTCGGCGCCGCGTCGACCATCTTCCACTCCACCTTCACCCCGCGGCTGCGCCGCACGCCCTGA
- a CDS encoding multiprotein-bridging factor 1 family protein, translated as MSGKYDRLAAMIVKAREARGWSQSDLANLAYVTEVVIARVEAGNPPNTVALKAVEQALGWLPGIFDLVLGQDADPDGDLAVDGDDEDEDDGSGELRELTVDSSIDWA; from the coding sequence GTGAGCGGGAAATACGATCGCCTGGCCGCGATGATCGTCAAGGCCCGGGAGGCGAGGGGCTGGAGCCAGTCCGACCTCGCCAATCTGGCGTACGTCACCGAAGTCGTGATCGCGCGCGTCGAGGCCGGCAATCCGCCCAACACGGTGGCGCTGAAGGCGGTCGAGCAGGCGCTGGGCTGGCTGCCCGGCATCTTCGACCTGGTCCTGGGCCAGGACGCGGACCCGGACGGGGACCTCGCCGTCGACGGCGACGACGAGGATGAGGACGACGGGTCGGGGGAGCTGCGCGAGCTCACCGTGGACAGCAGCATCGACTGGGCCTGA
- a CDS encoding serine hydrolase domain-containing protein, producing the protein MSTSFTVAGCAKSPAKPHATDWSSFEDSLRRQAAQGSFSGVVHAERNGSVLLDAAFGMADRTRGIANTPSTKFCAASMGKMFTAVAIGQLVSAGKVAFADTVDRHVPGFPPEIAEHVTVAQLLTHTSGMGDVLQHSGPTPPPDTLAAQIAQIAKTPLSFAPGSGYAYSNSGFIVLGAVVEHASGAEYPSYVHDHVFTPAGMSNTEVRVYRPADVQGMAHGYAFIDESGRPTTPRDNSGDIQIGNPSGGAISTAADLTRFARALTAHRLLDPAMTATMTTGKVPLHRPGGPAQDAYAYGFEDERINGVRVIGHNGGTPGYEGQLDIYPDTGATVVILTNQDRVLVPAIQRSETMLTG; encoded by the coding sequence GTGTCCACCTCCTTCACCGTCGCCGGTTGCGCGAAGAGCCCGGCGAAGCCGCACGCCACCGATTGGTCGTCCTTCGAGGACTCCTTGCGCCGACAGGCGGCTCAAGGATCGTTCTCCGGAGTGGTCCACGCCGAACGGAACGGCAGTGTGCTGCTGGACGCCGCCTTCGGCATGGCCGACCGCACGCGGGGCATCGCCAACACCCCGAGCACGAAGTTCTGCGCCGCCTCCATGGGCAAGATGTTCACAGCCGTGGCGATCGGGCAACTCGTGAGCGCCGGCAAGGTGGCCTTCGCCGACACCGTCGACAGGCACGTGCCGGGGTTCCCGCCCGAGATCGCCGAACACGTGACCGTGGCCCAGTTGCTGACCCACACCTCCGGCATGGGAGACGTGCTCCAGCATTCCGGGCCCACCCCGCCACCGGACACCCTTGCCGCGCAGATCGCCCAGATCGCGAAGACCCCTCTGTCCTTCGCCCCCGGCAGCGGTTACGCCTACAGCAATTCGGGATTCATCGTCCTCGGTGCGGTCGTCGAGCACGCTTCCGGTGCCGAGTATCCGAGCTATGTGCACGACCATGTCTTCACCCCGGCAGGCATGTCAAACACCGAAGTCCGCGTCTACCGCCCCGCTGATGTTCAGGGTATGGCCCACGGCTACGCGTTCATCGACGAATCCGGCCGCCCCACCACGCCCCGCGACAACTCCGGCGACATACAGATCGGCAACCCTTCAGGCGGCGCCATCTCCACCGCCGCCGACCTGACGCGCTTCGCCAGAGCCCTGACCGCGCACCGCCTTCTCGACCCCGCCATGACCGCGACCATGACCACCGGCAAGGTGCCCCTGCATCGGCCCGGGGGTCCGGCCCAGGACGCCTACGCCTACGGTTTCGAGGACGAGCGCATCAACGGCGTCCGCGTCATCGGCCACAACGGCGGGACCCCCGGGTACGAAGGCCAGCTCGACATCTACCCGGACACCGGGGCCACGGTCGTGATCCTGACCAACCAGGACCGGGTCCTCGTGCCCGCGATCCAGCGTTCGGAGACGATGCTGACGGGCTGA
- a CDS encoding DUF2264 domain-containing protein, translating to MNDLRLPPEDRVLSPYTGWTRGHWEAVADHWLLTARRHASPGGGLITPPGRPSAAGIRSDGIEGFARSFLTAAPLLAGRAADPHDHAGFYARGLAAAMAPDGPDRWGRAIGVDEIRQWNGTPQPIVEAANLAFGLAVCRAQVWDLLDDKLREHTAEWLAHHAAKHGSDNNWLLFTAVIEAFLASAGFQIPGGHAQADVDLFESWYLGDGWFNDGPVSPTTRHGNRVDHYNSWVIHPFLWQWYQLSDQPAERRERYLRRLGEFADSYALLFAADGSPLHQGRSLTYRQAVLGGLWTAALAGVGGEAAGATRRLASGVLRHFAVDLGVGVGAGIGAEAAPSLGWGAEQFLPMCQVYSGPGSPYFAGMGFLGLAAPADHRLWTETEQPQPSERGDYVRTLYEVGWVIRSGDGVVQIANHASDHVIDPDTGSGDPHYASVGYSTHTAPGVGDAWTAGVDGQLALVDEWGRATRREGLRGTATGEGWAASWYRPRMGGVDVPGARVVTLSVLHQGIELRAHLVTALAGWTVREGSFAVAGVREPSAEGTAVRNDKVAVDLAPLHGWTGSGVARFRGGNAFGEHSATPYLTAGPVPGLATVYVSAHRLGRAATASATTTASVPVTVAVAGDCLVATWRDGRRDEFVLGELFG from the coding sequence ATGAACGACCTGCGCCTGCCGCCGGAAGACCGCGTCCTGTCCCCCTACACCGGCTGGACGCGCGGACACTGGGAAGCCGTGGCCGACCACTGGCTGCTGACCGCCCGCCGCCACGCCTCGCCCGGCGGCGGGCTGATCACGCCGCCCGGCAGGCCTTCGGCGGCGGGGATCCGCAGCGACGGCATCGAGGGCTTCGCCCGCAGCTTCCTGACAGCGGCCCCGCTGCTGGCCGGACGCGCCGCCGATCCCCATGACCACGCGGGTTTCTACGCCCGGGGCCTGGCCGCCGCGATGGCGCCCGACGGCCCCGACCGCTGGGGGCGGGCGATCGGGGTCGACGAGATCCGGCAGTGGAACGGCACCCCGCAGCCGATCGTGGAGGCCGCGAACCTGGCCTTCGGGCTCGCCGTCTGCCGCGCACAGGTGTGGGACCTGCTCGACGACAAGCTGCGCGAACACACCGCCGAGTGGCTCGCCCACCACGCGGCCAAACACGGCTCGGACAACAACTGGCTGTTGTTCACGGCAGTCATCGAGGCGTTCCTGGCGTCGGCGGGCTTCCAGATCCCGGGCGGGCACGCCCAGGCCGATGTGGACCTGTTCGAGTCCTGGTATCTGGGCGACGGCTGGTTCAACGACGGCCCGGTCAGCCCGACGACGCGGCACGGGAACCGCGTGGACCACTACAACTCGTGGGTCATCCACCCGTTTCTGTGGCAGTGGTATCAGCTCTCTGATCAGCCCGCCGAGCGGCGGGAGCGGTACCTGCGGCGTCTGGGCGAGTTCGCCGACTCCTACGCGCTGCTGTTCGCCGCCGACGGATCGCCGCTGCACCAGGGGCGTTCGCTGACGTATCGGCAGGCCGTGCTGGGCGGGTTGTGGACGGCGGCGCTGGCCGGCGTCGGGGGCGAGGCGGCCGGAGCCACACGGCGCCTGGCCAGCGGTGTGCTGAGGCACTTCGCTGTGGATCTGGGGGTCGGTGTCGGCGCCGGCATCGGGGCCGAAGCGGCGCCGTCCCTGGGCTGGGGTGCCGAGCAGTTCCTTCCGATGTGCCAGGTCTACAGCGGCCCCGGCTCCCCGTATTTCGCGGGGATGGGGTTTCTGGGCCTGGCCGCCCCGGCCGACCATCGGCTGTGGACCGAGACCGAGCAGCCGCAGCCCTCGGAACGCGGCGATTATGTCAGGACTCTGTATGAGGTCGGATGGGTGATCCGCTCCGGGGACGGCGTGGTGCAGATCGCGAACCACGCCAGTGACCACGTCATCGATCCGGACACCGGAAGCGGCGATCCGCACTACGCCTCGGTCGGGTACTCCACGCACACCGCGCCCGGCGTCGGTGACGCCTGGACCGCCGGGGTGGACGGGCAGCTGGCGCTGGTCGACGAGTGGGGCCGTGCGACCCGCCGGGAGGGGCTGCGGGGCACCGCGACCGGCGAGGGTTGGGCCGCGTCGTGGTACCGGCCGCGCATGGGTGGCGTGGATGTGCCGGGAGCGCGGGTGGTCACGCTGTCAGTGCTGCATCAAGGTATTGAGCTGCGCGCACATCTGGTCACCGCACTGGCGGGGTGGACCGTGCGCGAGGGGTCGTTCGCGGTCGCGGGCGTCCGCGAGCCGAGCGCCGAGGGTACGGCGGTGCGCAACGACAAGGTGGCCGTCGATCTCGCGCCCCTGCACGGCTGGACCGGCTCCGGTGTCGCCCGCTTCCGGGGCGGCAACGCCTTCGGGGAGCACAGCGCCACGCCGTACCTCACCGCCGGACCGGTCCCGGGACTGGCGACCGTCTACGTCTCGGCGCATCGGCTGGGGCGCGCCGCGACCGCGTCCGCGACCACGACCGCGTCCGTGCCGGTCACGGTCGCGGTGGCCGGCGACTGTCTGGTCGCGACGTGGCGCGACGGCCGCCGCGACGAGTTCGTGCTCGGCGAGCTGTTCGGCTGA